A single region of the Dehalococcoides mccartyi genome encodes:
- the hisB gene encoding imidazoleglycerol-phosphate dehydratase HisB: MTSRTASIKRQTTETTISLSLNLDGSGQAEMCTGVRLFDHMLSQLAKHGLFDINISANGDDIHHLVEDVALTLGKAFNEALGERKGIVRMADATVPMDDSLASVALDLSGRGYAVLDLPFAKNDLTGFPTDLVRHFLETFAIEGRLNLHARILYGSNDHHKAEALFKALARALDKATGINPRREGIAPSTKGMLEN; the protein is encoded by the coding sequence ATGACCAGTAGAACAGCATCTATAAAAAGACAGACCACCGAAACCACCATAAGCCTTAGTCTGAATCTGGATGGCAGCGGGCAGGCTGAAATGTGTACCGGGGTCAGGTTGTTTGACCATATGCTTTCCCAACTGGCTAAGCATGGTTTATTTGACATAAATATCTCTGCCAACGGGGATGATATACATCATTTGGTGGAAGATGTGGCACTCACTTTGGGTAAAGCCTTTAACGAGGCGTTAGGGGAACGCAAGGGTATTGTCCGCATGGCAGATGCAACTGTACCTATGGATGATTCCTTGGCTTCAGTAGCTCTGGACCTGAGCGGCAGGGGATATGCAGTGCTGGATTTGCCGTTTGCTAAAAATGACCTTACCGGTTTTCCCACGGACCTAGTCAGGCATTTTCTGGAGACTTTTGCAATAGAGGGTCGGCTAAATTTACATGCCCGCATTCTTTACGGTTCTAATGACCATCACAAAGCAGAAGCTCTTTTCAAAGCATTGGCACGGGCACTGGACAAAGCTACTGGTATAAACCCCAGACGCGAAGGCATTGCCCCCAGCACCAAAGGTATGCTGGAAAACTGA
- the purE gene encoding 5-(carboxyamino)imidazole ribonucleotide mutase: MPLVSIVMGSKSDAEVMKPTEEILEKMGISFETLVMSAHRTPEKVQEFCLNAPARGIELVIAAAGGAAHLPGVIASWLTLPVIGVPVASGELKGIDALYSIVQMPAGIPVATVAIGSAGAKNAAYLAAEILGLKYQNIRQAYESYRRELKGENK, translated from the coding sequence ATGCCATTAGTTAGTATTGTTATGGGGTCTAAGTCTGACGCCGAGGTTATGAAGCCTACCGAAGAGATACTGGAGAAAATGGGTATTTCATTTGAAACTCTGGTTATGTCTGCCCATCGCACTCCGGAAAAAGTGCAGGAGTTTTGTCTTAATGCGCCCGCACGGGGTATTGAACTGGTTATAGCTGCTGCCGGGGGGGCGGCTCATCTGCCGGGAGTGATTGCCAGCTGGCTGACACTGCCAGTTATCGGCGTACCTGTTGCTTCAGGTGAACTTAAAGGAATTGATGCCCTGTACTCTATAGTCCAGATGCCGGCCGGTATACCGGTAGCTACAGTAGCCATCGGCTCTGCCGGTGCTAAAAATGCGGCATATCTGGCGGCTGAAATACTGGGTTTAAAATATCAAAATATCCGTCAGGCGTATGAAAGCTACCGTCGGGAACTTAAAGGTGAGAACAAATGA
- a CDS encoding phosphoribosylaminoimidazolesuccinocarboxamide synthase → MTDKKVLMETALPLPSFIKGKVRDTYLLGDKLLIIASDRISAFDVILPSGIPGKGRVLNCISSFWFEKTAHIIPNHVIELVEDVNCLDKYLPVAERFKYPEYLNSRSMVVKKVKRVSVECVVRGYIAGSAWSEYKKTGTVNGVSMPKGLLQSQELPEPIFTPTTKGDGEHDRPMSIAELEAMVGKELADKLAKKSLELYKFGREYARQRGIIIADTKFEFGLDGSELILIDEALTPDSSRFWDEKTYKVGEAQDSYDKQPVRDYLEAIGWDKEPPGPVLPDEVIKSTTCRYEYAYERITGLKLG, encoded by the coding sequence ATGACTGATAAAAAAGTACTTATGGAAACTGCCCTGCCTCTGCCTTCTTTTATAAAAGGAAAAGTGCGTGATACTTATCTGCTTGGTGATAAACTGCTTATCATTGCCAGTGACCGTATTTCCGCTTTTGATGTGATACTGCCTTCAGGCATACCAGGTAAAGGAAGGGTGCTTAACTGTATTTCATCATTTTGGTTTGAGAAAACTGCTCATATAATACCCAATCATGTTATAGAGCTGGTTGAAGATGTAAATTGTCTGGATAAATACCTGCCCGTAGCCGAACGGTTCAAATATCCGGAATATTTAAACAGCAGAAGTATGGTAGTCAAAAAAGTTAAGCGTGTTTCGGTTGAGTGTGTAGTGCGTGGTTATATTGCTGGGTCAGCCTGGAGTGAATATAAAAAGACGGGTACTGTAAATGGTGTCTCTATGCCGAAAGGTCTTTTGCAAAGTCAGGAGCTACCAGAACCTATATTTACCCCTACCACCAAGGGAGACGGCGAACATGACCGCCCCATGTCTATTGCTGAACTGGAAGCTATGGTCGGCAAAGAACTGGCTGATAAACTGGCTAAAAAGAGTTTGGAACTCTATAAATTCGGACGGGAATATGCCCGCCAAAGGGGTATTATTATAGCTGATACCAAGTTTGAGTTTGGTCTGGACGGCTCAGAGCTTATCCTTATTGATGAAGCACTTACCCCGGATTCCAGCCGTTTCTGGGATGAAAAAACCTATAAAGTGGGCGAAGCCCAGGATAGCTATGACAAACAACCCGTGAGGGATTATTTGGAAGCTATCGGCTGGGATAAAGAGCCTCCAGGCCCGGTATTGCCGGATGAAGTTATAAAGTCAACTACCTGCCGTTATGAATACGCTTACGAAAGAATAACCGGCCTGAAGTTGGGTTAA
- the purD gene encoding phosphoribosylamine--glycine ligase, translating into MKVLVIGNGAREHAIVWKFSQSPKITKIYVAPGNAGTSLIAENVAISCTNIKDLLSFAKDKAIDITFVGPEAPLAGGVVDVFESEGLRIFGPCREAAQLESSKVFTKELLLSNKIPTAYSRSFSSYEKACSYLSRLDMPVVIKADGLAGGKGVTVAQTHEQAMAALSDIMEAKIFGEAGEHVVIEECMVGQEMSFFAVTDGKTVAPLSAACDYKRIYDGDKGANTGGMGSYTPPAFFTPELKEEIMSRILLPVIKALADRDIVYKGVLYAGLMITAEGPKVMEFNARFGDPETQVLMPLLKTDLLEIVEATIEGRLDKLNIEMEDSSAVGVVLASGGYPAEYRKKLPVSGLSDIPSDILVFHAGTVASEEGEILTNGGRVLCLVSKGKNIEEARDNVYKNIDCISFEDCHYRRDIALLNGRELCH; encoded by the coding sequence CTGAAAGTTCTGGTTATTGGAAATGGGGCAAGGGAGCATGCTATTGTCTGGAAGTTTTCCCAAAGCCCGAAAATCACTAAAATTTACGTTGCCCCCGGCAACGCCGGTACAAGCCTTATAGCTGAAAATGTAGCTATAAGCTGCACAAATATCAAAGATTTGCTTTCCTTTGCCAAAGACAAAGCCATTGATATTACCTTTGTAGGACCTGAAGCACCTCTGGCAGGAGGGGTTGTAGATGTGTTTGAATCAGAAGGCCTGCGTATATTCGGCCCCTGCCGTGAAGCTGCCCAGTTGGAATCCAGCAAAGTTTTTACCAAAGAGCTGCTTCTTTCAAATAAAATTCCCACTGCTTACAGCCGCAGTTTTTCCAGTTATGAAAAAGCTTGTTCTTATTTGAGTAGGCTGGATATGCCGGTTGTGATAAAGGCGGATGGTTTGGCAGGTGGTAAAGGAGTTACGGTTGCCCAAACTCATGAGCAGGCTATGGCGGCTTTATCAGATATAATGGAGGCCAAAATATTCGGTGAAGCCGGTGAACATGTAGTTATAGAAGAGTGCATGGTGGGGCAGGAAATGAGCTTTTTTGCCGTTACTGACGGTAAAACTGTTGCACCTTTAAGTGCTGCTTGTGATTATAAACGGATTTATGATGGGGATAAGGGTGCTAATACTGGCGGTATGGGCAGTTATACGCCCCCTGCTTTTTTTACCCCCGAATTAAAGGAAGAAATAATGTCCCGCATTCTATTGCCGGTTATAAAGGCACTGGCGGATCGGGATATCGTATATAAAGGTGTTTTATATGCCGGTTTGATGATAACCGCTGAAGGGCCAAAAGTGATGGAGTTTAATGCCCGCTTTGGAGACCCCGAAACTCAGGTTTTAATGCCCCTGCTCAAGACAGACTTGCTTGAGATAGTGGAAGCCACTATTGAAGGCCGTCTTGACAAACTCAATATTGAAATGGAAGATTCATCTGCAGTCGGGGTTGTGCTGGCTTCTGGCGGATATCCGGCTGAATACCGTAAAAAATTACCTGTAAGCGGTCTTTCAGATATACCCTCGGATATACTTGTTTTCCATGCCGGCACAGTAGCTTCTGAAGAGGGCGAAATACTTACTAATGGCGGACGGGTACTTTGTCTTGTCAGTAAAGGCAAAAATATAGAGGAAGCCAGAGACAATGTATATAAAAATATTGACTGCATTTCTTTTGAAGATTGCCATTATCGTAGGGACATAGCCTTGTTAAATGGGAGGGAACTATGCCATTAG
- the ilvD gene encoding dihydroxy-acid dehydratase codes for MKSEDVKSGIERAPHRSLLRALGLNTESFQKPFIGIVNSFTEVVPGHIHLRQISEAVKEGINAAGGVGFEFNTIAVCDGIAMNHAGMKYSLPSREIIANTVEIMAMAHAFDGLVFIPNCDKVVPGMLMAACRLNIPSIFVSGGPMLAGRLRKNDQVSCVDLNSVFEAVGQVAKGQMTEEELLELEKVACPGCGSCAGMFTANTMNCLTEALGMALSGNGTIPAVDSRRTQLAKKAGQQIMHLIKDNTRPKDIITPDAIYNAFSLDVALGGSTNSVLHVMAVAHEAGADFSLEQINRISDCTPNLCKLRPSGPYHIENLDQAGGIGSVLKELKPWLKNDAQTVSGKTIGQLADDAPKADNKVIRFASNPYSPKGGLAILFGNLAPNGSVVKRSAVAPEMMVHRGPARIFDSEELATKAIMGGKINPGDVLVIRYEGPKGGPGMREMLTPTSLLAGMGLDKEVALITDGRFSGATRGAAMGHVSPEAAAHGPIAALQDGDMINIDIHNYKLSVELSDEQIQKRLANVPVFEPKIKNGYLKYYTENVTSASTGAVFKD; via the coding sequence ATGAAAAGCGAAGATGTCAAATCAGGTATTGAGCGTGCCCCTCACCGGTCTTTGCTGCGTGCCCTGGGTCTGAATACAGAAAGTTTCCAAAAACCCTTTATCGGTATTGTAAATAGCTTTACCGAAGTAGTCCCCGGACATATTCACCTCAGACAGATTTCCGAAGCCGTCAAAGAAGGCATAAATGCTGCCGGCGGCGTAGGTTTTGAATTTAATACCATTGCGGTTTGTGATGGCATTGCTATGAACCATGCCGGCATGAAATACAGCCTGCCCAGCCGTGAAATCATTGCCAACACAGTTGAGATTATGGCTATGGCTCACGCTTTTGACGGACTGGTTTTTATACCTAACTGTGATAAGGTTGTTCCCGGTATGCTCATGGCTGCTTGCCGTTTGAACATTCCCTCTATATTTGTCAGCGGCGGCCCCATGCTGGCAGGACGTTTAAGGAAAAATGACCAGGTCAGCTGTGTTGATTTAAACAGTGTTTTTGAAGCTGTCGGTCAGGTGGCCAAAGGGCAGATGACCGAAGAAGAACTGCTGGAACTTGAAAAAGTAGCCTGTCCCGGCTGCGGCAGCTGTGCCGGAATGTTTACCGCCAATACTATGAATTGTCTTACAGAAGCACTGGGCATGGCTTTGTCCGGCAATGGCACTATACCGGCGGTGGATTCACGCCGCACACAGCTTGCTAAAAAGGCCGGCCAGCAGATAATGCACCTGATAAAAGATAATACACGCCCTAAAGATATAATAACACCGGATGCTATTTACAACGCTTTCAGTCTGGACGTAGCACTGGGCGGCAGCACCAATTCGGTTCTGCATGTTATGGCGGTTGCCCATGAAGCCGGGGCTGATTTTTCACTGGAGCAGATAAACCGTATAAGTGATTGTACTCCTAATCTGTGCAAGCTCCGCCCATCAGGCCCATACCATATTGAAAACCTTGACCAGGCAGGCGGAATAGGCAGCGTGCTGAAAGAGCTGAAACCATGGCTGAAAAATGATGCCCAGACTGTCTCCGGCAAAACCATAGGCCAGTTGGCAGATGACGCACCCAAAGCAGATAATAAAGTCATTCGTTTTGCCTCAAACCCGTACTCACCCAAGGGCGGGCTGGCTATTCTATTCGGAAATCTGGCACCAAACGGCAGTGTAGTTAAACGCTCTGCAGTTGCCCCGGAGATGATGGTTCACCGCGGGCCTGCCCGTATATTTGATTCTGAAGAGCTGGCTACCAAAGCCATTATGGGCGGTAAAATAAACCCGGGTGATGTACTGGTTATCCGTTATGAAGGGCCTAAAGGCGGACCGGGTATGAGGGAAATGCTTACCCCAACATCACTTTTGGCCGGAATGGGACTTGATAAAGAAGTAGCCCTGATTACGGACGGGCGTTTTTCAGGCGCAACCCGAGGGGCCGCCATGGGACATGTTTCACCGGAAGCAGCCGCGCACGGACCTATAGCCGCCCTACAGGACGGGGATATGATAAATATTGATATCCATAACTACAAGCTCTCAGTAGAGCTTTCAGATGAACAAATCCAGAAACGTCTGGCAAATGTGCCTGTGTTCGAGCCGAAGATAAAAAATGGCTATTTGAAGTATTATACGGAAAATGTCACCTCGGCCAGTACCGGGGCGGTTTTTAAAGACTAA
- the guaA gene encoding glutamine-hydrolyzing GMP synthase, whose amino-acid sequence MEIAKEKSGAKPECIATGEENLRESIVIFDFGSQYSLLIARRIREMHVYCELVSHDTPWEKIAHLNPRGFILSGGPSSVYEQGAPLAPAYIFESKLPVLGICYGMQAITQQLGGVVEHSEKREYGHALLHSNVVNTDLLADMPEPSPVWMSHGDRIEKMPAGFTALAYTENCPVAVMGNEFDIYGLQFHPEVVHSPHGKIILKNFVFNICKCHANWTMGNYIQESIQNIREQVGGGQVICALSGGVDSAVVASLIHKAIGEQLTCIYVNNGLLRREEADRTLHVFKNHMGMKIIYVDAVDRFLEGLSGVTDPEQKRKVIGSEFIKVFEDEACKLGTIDFLAQGTLYPDVIESVSSVSKASAKIKSHHNVGGLPAHMKLKLIEPLRYLFKDEVRLLGKELGLPDEMIWRQPFPGPGLAIRIIGEVTREKLEILRAADWIVMSEIKKAKMYHQVWQSFAILTDVKSVGVMGDFRTYGYLVAIRAVTSEDAMTADWAKLPYDLLSVISNRIVNEVKEVNRVVYDISSKPPSTIEWE is encoded by the coding sequence TTGGAAATAGCCAAAGAAAAATCCGGTGCCAAGCCGGAGTGCATTGCTACTGGCGAAGAAAACCTGCGTGAGTCAATAGTAATTTTTGATTTTGGTTCACAATACAGCTTACTTATTGCCCGGCGCATACGCGAAATGCATGTCTACTGCGAGCTGGTTTCTCATGACACTCCATGGGAGAAAATAGCCCATCTGAATCCTAGAGGGTTTATTCTCTCCGGCGGACCATCCAGTGTGTATGAGCAGGGAGCACCTTTAGCTCCGGCCTATATATTTGAAAGTAAACTGCCTGTTCTGGGTATTTGCTATGGTATGCAGGCTATCACCCAGCAATTGGGTGGCGTAGTTGAACATAGTGAGAAACGTGAATACGGGCATGCTTTGCTTCATTCAAACGTGGTTAATACGGACCTTCTGGCAGATATGCCTGAACCTTCTCCCGTTTGGATGAGCCATGGGGATCGTATTGAGAAAATGCCGGCAGGGTTTACGGCTCTGGCCTACACTGAAAACTGCCCGGTTGCAGTTATGGGTAATGAATTTGATATTTACGGATTGCAGTTTCATCCCGAGGTTGTTCATTCTCCTCACGGTAAAATCATTCTTAAAAATTTCGTTTTCAATATATGTAAATGCCATGCTAACTGGACTATGGGTAATTATATTCAGGAAAGCATACAAAACATACGTGAGCAGGTTGGTGGCGGGCAAGTTATCTGTGCACTTTCCGGCGGTGTAGATTCGGCGGTTGTGGCTTCACTCATTCATAAAGCCATTGGTGAACAATTAACTTGCATTTATGTAAATAACGGCCTTCTCCGCCGTGAAGAGGCTGACCGCACACTGCACGTCTTTAAAAACCATATGGGCATGAAAATAATTTATGTAGATGCCGTTGACCGCTTTCTTGAAGGTCTCAGCGGTGTTACTGACCCCGAACAAAAGCGCAAGGTTATCGGAAGCGAATTTATAAAGGTATTTGAAGATGAAGCCTGTAAACTTGGCACGATTGACTTTCTGGCACAAGGAACACTTTATCCTGACGTTATAGAAAGCGTTTCTTCTGTGTCTAAAGCTTCTGCCAAGATAAAAAGCCATCATAACGTGGGCGGCCTGCCTGCCCATATGAAGTTAAAACTTATAGAGCCTTTGCGCTATCTCTTTAAAGATGAAGTGAGGCTGCTGGGCAAAGAGCTGGGTCTGCCGGACGAAATGATTTGGCGTCAGCCCTTCCCCGGCCCCGGTCTGGCAATACGTATTATAGGCGAAGTTACCCGTGAAAAGCTGGAAATCCTCCGCGCGGCGGACTGGATTGTAATGAGCGAAATTAAAAAAGCCAAAATGTATCACCAGGTATGGCAAAGCTTTGCTATCCTGACCGATGTTAAATCTGTGGGTGTTATGGGTGATTTCCGCACCTATGGTTATCTGGTAGCTATCAGGGCTGTAACCAGTGAAGATGCCATGACTGCAGACTGGGCGAAACTGCCTTATGATTTGCTGTCGGTTATATCCAACCGTATTGTTAATGAGGTTAAAGAAGTGAATAGGGTGGTTTATGATATAAGCTCCAAACCGCCTTCCACTATTGAATGGGAGTAA
- the ilvB gene encoding biosynthetic-type acetolactate synthase large subunit: MKLTGAQIVCESLLKEGADVIFGYPGGVLLPLYDTFPQYPALRHILTRHEQGAAHAADGFARVTGKVGVCLATSGPGATNLITGIANAYMDSIPMVAITGQVTRNLIGKDAFQEIDITGITLPITKQNYLVTRASALADTIKEAFYLARTGRPGPVLIDIPKDVFIEQAEFEYPDEPDLPGYKPVIKGNLMQIQKAAKLIETAEKPVIIAGHGVNISGANEELKTLAENCQLPVITTLLGVSSFPEDHILSYGMLGMHGMAYANMAVAATDLIIAIGMRFDDRVTGKLSSFAPHASVIHIDIDPAEIGKNVRVDVPIVGDVKTVLKSLNKQVECVQHPDWLRQLENWRREHPPLSIRHTDLILPQYIVQQISEATGGNAIVVTGVGQHQMWAAQHYTYIRPNSLVTSGGLGTMGFDLPAALGAKVGCPDETVWCIAGDGGFQMNMQELGTIVQERAAVKIAVFNNGYLGMVRQWQDLFYNKNYVATPLGCPDFIKIAEAYGIPALNVKRKEDVRPAIEQAMSAEGPFLLNFVIEPEENVYPMVPPGAALHEVLEEPKKEVSACPRRSIP, from the coding sequence ATGAAATTGACTGGCGCCCAGATAGTATGTGAAAGTCTGCTTAAAGAAGGAGCAGATGTAATCTTCGGGTATCCGGGTGGAGTACTCTTGCCTCTGTACGATACTTTCCCCCAGTACCCCGCCTTAAGGCATATTCTGACGCGGCATGAACAGGGTGCCGCCCATGCCGCTGACGGCTTTGCCAGAGTTACCGGCAAAGTTGGGGTCTGCTTAGCGACTTCGGGACCGGGGGCTACCAACCTGATTACCGGCATTGCCAATGCATACATGGATTCTATACCCATGGTAGCTATAACTGGTCAGGTTACCCGTAACCTTATCGGCAAGGACGCTTTTCAAGAGATTGATATCACCGGTATTACTTTACCAATTACCAAGCAAAATTATCTGGTAACCAGAGCAAGTGCGCTGGCGGATACTATAAAGGAAGCTTTTTATTTAGCCCGAACCGGACGCCCTGGCCCGGTGCTGATAGATATACCCAAAGACGTATTCATTGAACAGGCGGAATTTGAATACCCTGATGAACCTGATTTACCTGGCTACAAACCCGTTATAAAGGGCAACCTGATGCAGATACAAAAAGCTGCCAAGCTGATAGAAACAGCTGAGAAACCGGTGATTATTGCCGGTCACGGGGTGAATATATCCGGTGCCAACGAGGAACTTAAAACTTTGGCGGAAAACTGCCAGCTACCCGTTATTACCACTTTGCTGGGTGTCAGCAGTTTCCCCGAAGACCATATACTAAGTTATGGCATGCTGGGTATGCACGGTATGGCTTACGCCAATATGGCTGTAGCAGCTACAGACCTGATAATAGCTATCGGCATGCGTTTTGATGACCGGGTTACCGGAAAGCTAAGCTCATTTGCTCCCCATGCCAGCGTTATTCATATAGATATAGACCCGGCTGAAATAGGCAAAAATGTACGAGTAGATGTACCTATAGTGGGTGACGTAAAAACCGTACTTAAATCACTCAACAAACAGGTGGAGTGCGTTCAGCACCCGGACTGGCTAAGACAACTGGAAAACTGGCGCAGGGAACACCCTCCGCTTTCCATAAGGCATACTGACCTTATCTTGCCTCAGTATATAGTCCAACAGATAAGCGAAGCTACCGGCGGCAATGCCATTGTGGTTACCGGTGTGGGTCAGCACCAGATGTGGGCGGCTCAGCATTACACCTATATCCGCCCCAATTCTCTGGTAACCTCCGGAGGCTTGGGCACTATGGGCTTTGACCTGCCGGCCGCTTTGGGCGCCAAGGTTGGCTGCCCTGACGAAACTGTCTGGTGCATTGCCGGTGACGGTGGCTTTCAGATGAATATGCAAGAACTGGGGACAATAGTGCAGGAAAGGGCTGCGGTAAAAATAGCTGTTTTCAATAACGGTTATCTGGGTATGGTTCGCCAGTGGCAGGATTTATTCTATAATAAAAATTACGTTGCCACTCCTTTGGGCTGCCCTGATTTTATAAAAATTGCGGAAGCCTATGGCATACCTGCTTTAAATGTTAAACGCAAGGAAGATGTCCGACCAGCTATTGAACAGGCTATGTCTGCCGAAGGACCTTTCCTTCTGAATTTTGTTATTGAACCTGAAGAAAACGTATATCCCATGGTTCCTCCCGGCGCCGCTCTCCACGAAGTACTGGAAGAACCTAAGAAAGAGGTGAGTGCATGTCCCCGACGAAGCATACCATAG
- the purB gene encoding adenylosuccinate lyase, whose product MIERYSRPQMKKVWSDESKFAYWLDIEIAVCEAWAKMGAISREDITKIKLARLNFKRMEELLKETHHDMTAFLGSVAESLGEESRFIHMGMTSSDVMDTTLSLQLVEASKILNNGVKDLINALAAKAMEYKYTVQVGRTHGVHAEPISFGLKLALWMEEMKRNRQRLAEATKAITVGKMSGAVGTYATLSPEIEEIACKKLGLSPASISNQVIQRDRHAQYMTTLAIIAGSLEKFATEIRALQKTECHEAEEPFEKGQTGSSAMPHKKNPELCERICGIARIIRGYSVTAMENQPLWHERDISHSSTERVIMPDGCLLLDYALHIFTNVIKGLNVFPEQMEKNLNLTGGLVYSQRVMLALINKGLSRQQAYKMVQRNAMRTWQGEDNFMNLLKADAEVMEHLSSAEVDELFDYKFYLRYIDDIFRRVGLTNSQWKKGGDASSDEGLSPRAI is encoded by the coding sequence ATGATAGAGCGATATAGCCGCCCTCAAATGAAAAAGGTCTGGTCAGATGAAAGTAAATTTGCTTACTGGCTGGATATTGAAATTGCCGTCTGCGAAGCTTGGGCGAAGATGGGGGCAATTTCAAGGGAGGATATCACTAAAATAAAGCTGGCGCGCTTGAACTTTAAGCGCATGGAGGAGCTTCTGAAGGAAACTCACCATGATATGACGGCTTTTTTGGGTTCTGTAGCCGAAAGTCTGGGTGAAGAATCCCGCTTTATTCATATGGGCATGACTTCATCTGATGTGATGGATACGACTCTCAGCCTTCAGCTTGTGGAAGCTTCAAAGATACTAAACAACGGTGTTAAAGACCTGATAAATGCTTTGGCTGCCAAAGCTATGGAATATAAATATACTGTCCAAGTGGGACGTACTCATGGTGTTCATGCCGAACCCATTTCATTCGGACTGAAACTGGCCTTGTGGATGGAAGAAATGAAACGCAACCGCCAACGTCTTGCGGAGGCCACTAAGGCTATTACCGTAGGTAAAATGTCAGGAGCGGTAGGTACTTATGCTACTTTATCCCCTGAAATTGAAGAGATAGCCTGCAAAAAACTGGGGCTTTCACCCGCCTCTATTTCAAATCAGGTAATCCAGCGTGACCGCCATGCCCAGTACATGACTACTCTGGCTATTATCGCCGGTTCGCTGGAAAAGTTTGCTACCGAAATACGGGCTCTTCAGAAGACTGAATGCCACGAGGCTGAAGAACCATTTGAAAAAGGGCAAACCGGTTCGTCAGCTATGCCTCATAAGAAAAATCCTGAGCTTTGCGAACGAATTTGCGGTATTGCCCGTATAATACGCGGCTATTCCGTTACCGCCATGGAAAATCAGCCCTTGTGGCATGAGCGGGATATCAGCCACTCCTCTACCGAACGGGTAATAATGCCTGATGGCTGTCTGCTGCTGGATTACGCTTTGCACATTTTTACCAATGTTATAAAGGGTCTAAATGTTTTCCCTGAACAGATGGAAAAGAATCTTAACCTTACCGGCGGTCTGGTTTATTCACAGAGAGTTATGCTTGCCCTGATAAACAAGGGGCTTTCACGCCAGCAGGCATACAAAATGGTACAGAGGAATGCCATGCGCACTTGGCAAGGCGAAGATAATTTTATGAACCTGCTCAAGGCGGATGCCGAGGTTATGGAACACCTTTCTTCTGCCGAAGTTGACGAATTATTTGACTACAAATTTTATCTGCGCTACATAGATGATATATTCAGACGGGTAGGGCTGACTAATTCCCAGTGGAAGAAAGGCGGGGATGCCTCCTCTGATGAAGGACTGTCACCCAGAGCTATATAG
- a CDS encoding L-threonylcarbamoyladenylate synthase: MTHNRFNEDMENQITNAVRILKEGGVVIFPTDTVYAVGALARNTHAVNRVFDIKGRANTKGLPALIGDVSQINQVAKVFPELARKLAAEYWPGGLTLVLPKTNNIPLELTGGNETVAIRIPNQPAVIEMLKRIGEPITGTSANLSGCKSSLNATEARSQLGDRVDFILDGGQVSGGVESTIVAVNNNELKIIRQGAIKEADILKTAGKTSLSA; encoded by the coding sequence ATGACACATAACCGATTTAATGAGGATATGGAAAACCAGATAACCAACGCCGTCAGGATACTTAAAGAAGGCGGAGTAGTAATATTCCCGACAGACACTGTTTATGCAGTTGGGGCATTAGCCCGAAATACCCATGCAGTAAACCGTGTATTTGACATAAAAGGCCGAGCCAATACCAAAGGTCTGCCCGCCCTGATAGGGGACGTCTCGCAGATAAATCAGGTAGCCAAGGTTTTTCCGGAGCTGGCCCGTAAACTGGCTGCAGAATACTGGCCGGGAGGACTTACCCTGGTACTGCCGAAGACAAATAATATTCCGCTTGAACTAACCGGCGGAAATGAAACAGTAGCCATACGGATACCTAACCAACCAGCGGTAATTGAAATGCTGAAACGAATCGGTGAACCAATTACCGGCACCAGCGCCAACCTCAGCGGGTGTAAAAGCTCACTAAATGCCACTGAAGCCCGAAGCCAACTGGGTGACAGGGTGGATTTTATCCTTGACGGGGGTCAGGTGAGCGGAGGAGTGGAATCTACCATAGTAGCTGTAAACAATAATGAATTGAAGATTATCCGCCAGGGGGCAATAAAAGAAGCAGATATACTTAAAACAGCGGGTAAAACCAGCCTTTCAGCTTGA